A window from Malassezia restricta chromosome I, complete sequence encodes these proteins:
- a CDS encoding 25S rRNA (uracil2634-N3)-methyltransferase, with amino-acid sequence MAKRGKGKLRTALANHTARSQQRAYEKKRELERGSKAKSAPSSSVPKRTVQPFLRDDTILLVGEGNFSFTLALLSAPYHHPPHRILATSYDSEEEVYKKYPDARDIIHQIRQMSGAHASRILAFNVDAGALHKCDAVTGTNKSDQRRWSKVWFGFPHVGAGHKDEHRNVLANQLLILRFLISVAPYLTEGPLPEAIQGRKRRAASEDDEDDEEPIEAADDEPDVSATSVPPRRQGSVLITIRNVVPYTLWNIPMLGKRLRDVLQPIAASAPSPPKGIRAPTVSDVDKNGAQYVLWRSFEFVPSNWPGYSHRRTVGFVEGLSTSHNEDLLRRPTQPPQQGQPSGRHVGTGECRTYELALQPVH; translated from the coding sequence ATGGCCAAGCGGGGTAAAGGAAAATTGCGTACGGCGCTTGCGAATCACACAGCACGAAGTCAGCAGCGCGCTTATGAGAAAAAGAGGGAGCTAGAGAGGGGAAGCAAAGCAAAAAGTGCGCCGTCTTCTTCTGTGCCCAAGAGAACCGTTCAGCCATTTTTGCGGGATGATACCATTCTCCTCGTGGGTGAAGGCAACTTCTCTTTCACCCTTGCACTCCTCTCTGCACCGTATCATCATCCGCCCCATCGCATTCTCGCTACAAGCTATGATTCGGAAGAAGAAGTCTACAAAAAGTATCCAGACGCACGCGATATCATTCACCAGATCAGGCAAATGTCTGGGGCACACGCTTCACGTATACTTGCCTTCAATGTCGATGCGGGTGCTTTGCACAAGTGCGATGCGGTCACCGGTACCAATAAGAGTGATCAGAGGCGCTGGAGTAAGGTATGGTTTGGATTCCCACATGTGGGCGCTGGGCACAAGGACGAGCATCGAAATGTCTTGGCGAATCAACTCCTTATCTTACGTTTCCTGATTTCTGTGGCGCCGTACCTGACGGAAGGTCCATTGCCTGAAGCTATTCAGGGGAGGAAAAGGCGTGCAGCTAGtgaggatgacgaagatgacgaagagCCCATCGAAGCGGCCGATGATGAACCTGATGTATCTGCCACATCGGTGCCGCCCAGGCGACAGGGGTCCGTTTTGATTACGATACGCAACGTGGTACCCTATACGCTATGGAATATACCCATGCTTGGAAAGCGATTGCGCGATGTCCTACAGCCCATTGCAGCGAGTGCGCCTTCGCCACCGAAAGGTATTCGGGCTCCGACAGTGTCAGACGTGGACAAGAATGGTGCTCAATACGTCTTATGGCGTAGTTTCGAATTTGTACCATCCAACTGGCCCGGCTACAGCCATCGACGCACGGTGGGATTCGTCGAGGGCTTGAGTACATCACACAATGAAGACCTGCTTCGCAGACCCACTCAGCCT